Genomic DNA from uncultured Methanospirillum sp.:
GCCGAACAGGAGCCGATCAGGATAGCCAGCATCAGACACCTTGGAAGGGTATGCCACATCAATGAACCGCACGCAAACCATGTCCGGGATCTGGCACTCTCGTTGTTTGATTCGGCACGTGAGTCAGGGCTTCACATCCTTCCTGATGTAAGCCGGGAACTCCTTTCATATGCAGCAATTCTCCATGACACCGGCCAGTTTATCTCATTTCCCGGCCATCAGCAACATTCATTTTATGTGATAACCCATGCCCCCCTGCTTGGATTTAACGAGCACGAGATCCTGATCATCGCACTTATCACCCGGTATCACAGGAAAAAGATGCCACGCAGGAAGGATCCGTCATACGGTCCCCTGAATAATGATGACAAGATGATGGTCCAGATCCTCTCGATCTTCCTCAGAATGGCTGAAAACCTTGACCGGAGCCATGATGGGAGGGTTACCGGGGCACGGCTTCTGGCAACCGAACGTCGCAAGATCACCCTCGCAATTGAATGCAATTCTGACTGTTCTCTTGAACAGTGGGCGATCCTCGGTGATATCAGATCATTTGAACGAACAATGAAGAGAGGACTGAAGATTGAGGTGTCGCCATCTGAAGATGCCGAATGATACCAATCAGTCCCTGAAGTTCAGTTGGCATCGCCGGGTTTTACCTCACCGGCAACCGCCCTCACTGCCTCATCAGCAAGTTTCATTGCTGACTCATCCCTGATTATATCGCCTGCCTTGAATCCGTGACCGCTTACAGATCTGATGATCTTCATCTCCTGTGCCTGGGCCCAGATCTTGAGAGTTTCAATCGCACGATCATCGCCACTCTCTGCGCAGACCGCCACAGGAATCACCTTTTTGCCTTTCAGCTGCCGCTCATGCCAGAGTGAGTATGACCGATCGATCAGGTTCTTTATCTGCCCGTTCACATCATGGAAGTAGACCGGGGAGCCGATGATGATCAGATCGCTCTTCTTCATCCTGCGAACGATCCTGGAGAAATCATCTGACTTCAGGACACAGTGGCCTTCTTTCATACACTTGCGGCAGGATTTACATGGACGGATTGTACTGCCTGCAAGGGAGATCTCCCTGATCTTCAGGTCTGCAATACCACTCTTCTCAAGATCGCTGACGATCGCGTTGATCAGTCTGCTGGTGTTTCCGTTCTTCAGAGGACTTCCCGAGATTGCAAGGACTCGCATGTCAATTAGTCCAATGTGATCCCATATAAAAAGTAAGATCCGGCTTCACTTCCGGAAATGCTCATCAGGTATCAGGGGACAGATCTCAGCATGGTTGCACCCAAAAAAACCGTTCTGTTTGTCTGTACTCATAATTCATTCCGCTCCCAGATCGCTGAAGGGTATCTTCGTGCAAAGTTCGGGGATCGGTATGAAGCATACAGTGCAGGAACAGAGCCAACCACCCTTGATCCCAGGGCAGTCCTGGTGATGACAGAGATCGGCATTGACATATCTGGTCAAACTTCAAAGCCGCTCCTTGATTTCTTTGACAAAGACATTGATATCGCGGTCACTGTCTGTGACACTGCATCAGGTGCCTGTCCGATGGTGCCTGGTGCCGGGGTTGTCTTTCACCAGTCGTTCCCTGATCATGGCGACTGTGATCCCCAAACTCCGGAGTGCCTGAATCACCTTAGGGATGTCAGGAACAATATCACCGGATGGATAGATCAGACGTTTGTCTGACGCTGTGTATCGTCACAAGTATAAAGAGATCAGGAACCGAGATCTCCCAGTTGGAGGCGGAACAATTGACAGAATACTCTGTCCTCATCGGGGGAAAAGCGGGAGACGGAATCGCACAGGCCGGTCAGTTGATAGCATCGATCTTCTCTGAACTGGGGTATTATGTCTATCAGTATATTGACTACCCGTCACTAATCAGAGGGGGACATAACTTCTGTATCATCAGGGCAGCAGAAAAACCGGTGTTCACCCACCGCACAGGTGTCGACTTGATCCTTGCCCTTGATCAGAAGACTGCTGATCTGCATACCCACAACCTGACAACCCAGGGAACTGTGATCTATGACAGTCCCAGGGTTAAGGCAGAAGGACAGGCACTTGCCATAGATGAGATCCTCACTCAGTACAAGGGGAGATCTATCATGGGGAACACAGCGATGGTGGCAGGATTCTGTGGATGTGCTGGTATTCCCTGGAACCTTGTTGAGTCTGTATTCAGAAAAAAACTGCTTAAGGAGACTGATCTCAATCTCCTGATCGCACGTGAAGCATACTCCAGAATCACCCGTTGTATCAATGTTCAACCGGTAAAAGGAGCCTCACCCCGTCCGCTTCTGTCAGGCAATGAATGGATAGGCCTTGGGCTTCTTGCCGGGGGTATCGATGCATATATCGCATACCCGATGACACCCTCATCCGGAGTCCTCCACTTTCTGGCCTCGGTGGCTGACGAGGCCGGGATTGATGTTGTCCATCCTGAAAGCGAGATCGCAGTCATCCTGATGGCGCTCGGATTTGCGTATGCAGGAAAGAAGGCTGCAGTAGGAACATCAGGGGGAGGATTTTGTCTGATGACTGAAGGTCTCTCGCTGTCAGGAATGGCAGAAGTTCCCATCGTCATTATCCTCTCTCAGAGAGGAGGGCCTTCTACAGGTCTTCCCACCTATACAGCACAGTCAGATCTCCTCTTCGCATGTCACGCAGGGCAGGGTGAGTTCTCAAGATTCATCGCTGCTCCTGCTACCCCCAATGAAGCCTTCAGGTGGGCAGCCGAGGCAGTACATCTTTCCTGGAAACTACAGATACCTGCATTCATCCTTTCAGATAAGACATTTTCAGAGGGGATCTACACTCCTGAAACCGAGCCGGAGGTCAGGGCGACCGTTCCGCTTCCAGCCCCTGCATACCCGTATAAGCGGTACGCAGACACCCCTGATGGCATATCCCCTATTCTTGTTCCGCCGTGTAGTGGAGAGGTGGTCAAGGTGAACAGTTACATGCATGACTATTCAGGGATCACTTCAGAGGATCCGGAGATGACCGTTGCCATGGTGCAAAAACGTCTCAGGAAAGCGGAAAAACTTGCAGCCATGACGGACCAGCCGGGAGCAGTCGTGTGTGGCGGAACGCCAAAGGCAAAGATCGCGATACTCTGTTGGGGATCTCCCCGTGGGGTATGCAGTGAGGTTGCAGAAGAACTTGGCATCAGGCTGGTCTCGCCGGTTGTACTCTCCCCGTTCCCCGCTGGTGAGTTCAGAAAGGCGATGCAGGGTGTTGAGAAGGTAGTCCTTGTAGAGGATAGTTCAACCGGCCAACTTGACAAAATTCTGGCTCGCGAAGGATATCGGACTGACGAACTGATCCTGCGGTATGACGGGAGGCCGTTTGCTGTCGAAGAACTCCTGGAGCGGGTTCGGAGGGTTGCATCATGACGAGCGACGAGACACTTGTAACCCAGGCACAGAACACCTGGTGCCCTGGCTGTGGAAATTTCGCTATCCAGCATGCAATGAAGTTCGTGATCCAGGAGCTTGAGGCTGAAGGGATGGCACGTGATCAAATCGTTCTGGTATCCGGGATCGGCTGTCATGCAAAGATTGCAGACTACTTTCAGTTGAATAGTTTTTACTCGCTTCATGGGCGAACTATCCCGGTTGCCACCGGAATCAAGATGGCAAATCCTAATCTGAAGGTCATCTGCTTTGCTGGCGACGGTGATCTCTACGCAGAAGGTCTGGATCATTTGATACATGCTGCAAAGCGCAATATTGACATCACCGTTATCTGTCACAACAACCGGGTCTATGGCCTTACAACCGGCCAGTATACGCCGACCTCACCATACGGGTACAAGGGTAAGTCTACACCAAATGGTCTTCATGAGTACCCGCTCAATGTCATCGAACTGCTCCTTGGTGCAGGGGCCACCTTTGTCTCACGGGCGTACACACGGCGGCTGCCCCACCTGAAACGCATATTCAGGGATGCGATCATGCACCCGGGTTTTGCACACGTCGATGTTCTGCAGATATGTGCATCCTTCTTTAACATGACCACCTGGTACGATGAGCGGGTTTACGAGACGAGCGAGTCAAACGCTGGTCTTTTTGAGTTTGCCTGCCGGACTGCACAACAATGGAATTATAACGATGATTCCAAGATACC
This window encodes:
- a CDS encoding flavodoxin family protein; this translates as MRVLAISGSPLKNGNTSRLINAIVSDLEKSGIADLKIREISLAGSTIRPCKSCRKCMKEGHCVLKSDDFSRIVRRMKKSDLIIIGSPVYFHDVNGQIKNLIDRSYSLWHERQLKGKKVIPVAVCAESGDDRAIETLKIWAQAQEMKIIRSVSGHGFKAGDIIRDESAMKLADEAVRAVAGEVKPGDAN
- a CDS encoding arsenate reductase ArsC, giving the protein MLIRYQGTDLSMVAPKKTVLFVCTHNSFRSQIAEGYLRAKFGDRYEAYSAGTEPTTLDPRAVLVMTEIGIDISGQTSKPLLDFFDKDIDIAVTVCDTASGACPMVPGAGVVFHQSFPDHGDCDPQTPECLNHLRDVRNNITGWIDQTFV
- a CDS encoding 2-oxoacid:acceptor oxidoreductase subunit alpha, with amino-acid sequence MDRSDVCLTLCIVTSIKRSGTEISQLEAEQLTEYSVLIGGKAGDGIAQAGQLIASIFSELGYYVYQYIDYPSLIRGGHNFCIIRAAEKPVFTHRTGVDLILALDQKTADLHTHNLTTQGTVIYDSPRVKAEGQALAIDEILTQYKGRSIMGNTAMVAGFCGCAGIPWNLVESVFRKKLLKETDLNLLIAREAYSRITRCINVQPVKGASPRPLLSGNEWIGLGLLAGGIDAYIAYPMTPSSGVLHFLASVADEAGIDVVHPESEIAVILMALGFAYAGKKAAVGTSGGGFCLMTEGLSLSGMAEVPIVIILSQRGGPSTGLPTYTAQSDLLFACHAGQGEFSRFIAAPATPNEAFRWAAEAVHLSWKLQIPAFILSDKTFSEGIYTPETEPEVRATVPLPAPAYPYKRYADTPDGISPILVPPCSGEVVKVNSYMHDYSGITSEDPEMTVAMVQKRLRKAEKLAAMTDQPGAVVCGGTPKAKIAILCWGSPRGVCSEVAEELGIRLVSPVVLSPFPAGEFRKAMQGVEKVVLVEDSSTGQLDKILAREGYRTDELILRYDGRPFAVEELLERVRRVAS
- a CDS encoding thiamine pyrophosphate-dependent enzyme, with amino-acid sequence MTSDETLVTQAQNTWCPGCGNFAIQHAMKFVIQELEAEGMARDQIVLVSGIGCHAKIADYFQLNSFYSLHGRTIPVATGIKMANPNLKVICFAGDGDLYAEGLDHLIHAAKRNIDITVICHNNRVYGLTTGQYTPTSPYGYKGKSTPNGLHEYPLNVIELLLGAGATFVSRAYTRRLPHLKRIFRDAIMHPGFAHVDVLQICASFFNMTTWYDERVYETSESNAGLFEFACRTAQQWNYNDDSKIPIGIFFQTKKPVLPDIKLKKEVDRSLLIRTILDRAT